The following coding sequences are from one Bradyrhizobium sp. WSM471 window:
- a CDS encoding DUF3096 domain-containing protein: MHITVAHISPILSLLAGVLILIMPRLLNLIVAIFLIVNGAIGLGLLKWLHL; encoded by the coding sequence ATGCACATCACCGTCGCCCACATCTCGCCGATCCTGTCTCTGCTTGCGGGTGTGCTCATCCTGATCATGCCGCGCCTCCTGAACCTGATCGTCGCGATTTTTCTCATCGTAAATGGTGCGATCGGGCTCGGATTGTTGAAGTGGCTCCATCTCTAG
- a CDS encoding cell wall hydrolase: MFLLRTHPKGARFASFGIGLCIFALMPRETGYQDIASLLARQPGVAERWQKQVFSAASSIQLATYSFSRPIGTSVPLSAMVRLASLDGRDVTGAISRNPALQAPPRYQAADFPKVDRSMKGDRLATITPTQAPGAGAPTAAPAQEDPATSNSSVFGAKTVALPQAMSPESAAALDPELAEALRAPPLPQYTSAPQPSDAARSLALQPLEALKQATIPAAPPRDPFRVKTSNLFFGSSSLGGNVESIESWQPGAEPLIVMPDPDMKVTASLSPPSEDIAKDIESGESVASKGEVNVDNQRARSPAERLALDDKSRAKSEKCLAEAVYFESRGEAVRGQMAVAQVVMNRVFSGKYPDTVCGAVYQNKHRHLACQFTFACDNNADVIREPEMWERAKKISKAMLDGQIWLPEVGKSTHYHAYWVRPSWVAEMKKMYKTGVHTFYRPRAWGDGSEEPSWGTPAQTAALSAELIQEAKSSAEMGATERR, from the coding sequence ATGTTTTTGTTGCGTACCCATCCGAAGGGCGCGCGGTTCGCGTCCTTCGGCATCGGTCTCTGCATCTTCGCATTGATGCCGAGAGAGACCGGCTATCAGGACATTGCCTCGCTGCTGGCGCGCCAACCCGGCGTCGCGGAGCGTTGGCAGAAGCAGGTGTTCTCTGCTGCGTCCTCCATACAACTCGCCACCTACAGTTTTTCCCGGCCGATCGGCACTTCGGTTCCGCTGAGTGCGATGGTTCGCCTCGCGAGCCTCGACGGTCGCGACGTCACCGGCGCGATCAGCCGCAATCCGGCGCTCCAGGCGCCGCCGCGCTACCAGGCCGCCGATTTTCCCAAGGTCGATCGCTCCATGAAAGGTGATCGGCTCGCAACGATTACACCGACGCAGGCCCCCGGAGCCGGCGCGCCGACGGCAGCGCCCGCGCAGGAAGATCCCGCGACGTCGAACAGCTCGGTGTTCGGCGCCAAGACCGTCGCGTTGCCACAGGCGATGTCGCCGGAGTCCGCGGCCGCGCTCGATCCCGAACTTGCGGAAGCGCTGCGCGCGCCGCCGCTGCCGCAATACACCAGTGCGCCACAACCCAGCGACGCTGCGCGCTCGCTCGCGCTCCAGCCGCTCGAAGCCCTGAAGCAGGCCACCATTCCGGCTGCACCGCCACGCGATCCATTCCGCGTCAAAACCTCGAACCTGTTCTTCGGCAGCTCCTCGCTCGGAGGCAACGTCGAGAGCATCGAGAGCTGGCAGCCCGGTGCGGAGCCGCTGATCGTGATGCCCGACCCCGACATGAAGGTGACGGCCTCGCTGTCGCCGCCGTCGGAGGATATTGCGAAGGATATCGAGAGCGGCGAGAGCGTCGCGTCGAAGGGCGAGGTCAACGTCGACAACCAGCGCGCCCGATCGCCGGCGGAGCGGCTCGCACTCGACGACAAGTCGCGCGCGAAGTCTGAAAAATGCCTCGCGGAAGCCGTCTATTTCGAGTCCCGCGGCGAGGCCGTGCGCGGCCAGATGGCGGTTGCGCAGGTGGTGATGAACCGCGTGTTCTCCGGTAAATATCCGGACACCGTGTGCGGCGCGGTCTATCAGAACAAGCACCGCCATCTCGCCTGCCAGTTCACCTTTGCCTGCGACAACAATGCCGACGTGATCCGCGAGCCCGAGATGTGGGAGCGTGCGAAAAAGATCTCGAAGGCCATGCTCGACGGCCAGATCTGGCTGCCCGAGGTCGGCAAGTCCACGCACTACCACGCCTATTGGGTGCGCCCGTCCTGGGTCGCCGAGATGAAGAAGATGTACAAGACCGGCGTCCACACCTTCTATCGCCCACGCGCCTGGGGCGACGGCAGCGAGGAACCGAGTTGGGGGACGCCAGCGCAGACCGCTGCGCTATCCGCCGAGCTCATCCAGGAAGCCAAGAGCTCCGCCGAGATGGGCGCAACCGAGCGGCGGTAG
- the nadA gene encoding quinolinate synthase NadA, protein MPLTGIYGPDDFANRPQGHVITPARPGQARTGPSLPMPSLEWTPEVERATAPLYERVKHVIPPIEWPLMAPTIKAINELKQARGAVILAHNYQAPEIFHCVADIGGDSLQLAVEATRVKAGIIVQCGVHFMAETSKLLNPDKTVLIPDTRAGCSLAASITGADVRLLREKFPGVPVVAYINTSAEVKAEVDICCTSSNAVQVVESLGAPSVIFLPDRYLATYVASKTDVKIIAWKGACEVHERFTGAELRSYREADPSVQIIAHPECPPDVLAEADFTGSTAHMINWVRERRPRRLVMITECSMADNVRAELPDVEMLRPCNICPHMKRITLANILESLLTLREEVTIDPTLADRARRSVERMINLKN, encoded by the coding sequence ATGCCGCTAACTGGAATTTACGGCCCCGACGACTTTGCCAACCGGCCGCAGGGCCACGTCATCACGCCGGCACGGCCCGGGCAGGCGCGAACCGGACCTTCGCTGCCGATGCCTTCGCTGGAATGGACTCCGGAGGTCGAGCGAGCCACCGCACCGCTCTACGAGCGCGTGAAACACGTCATCCCGCCGATCGAATGGCCGCTGATGGCCCCGACGATCAAGGCGATCAACGAACTGAAGCAGGCCCGGGGCGCGGTGATCCTCGCGCACAATTACCAGGCGCCGGAGATCTTCCACTGCGTCGCCGACATCGGCGGTGATTCGCTCCAGCTCGCGGTCGAAGCCACCAGGGTGAAGGCCGGCATTATCGTCCAGTGCGGCGTGCACTTCATGGCGGAGACGTCGAAACTGCTCAATCCGGACAAGACGGTGCTGATTCCTGATACGCGTGCCGGCTGCTCGCTCGCCGCCAGCATCACCGGCGCGGACGTCCGCCTGCTCCGCGAAAAATTTCCCGGCGTGCCTGTCGTTGCCTATATCAACACCTCCGCGGAGGTGAAGGCCGAGGTCGATATCTGCTGCACCTCGTCGAACGCGGTCCAAGTGGTCGAAAGCCTCGGCGCACCAAGCGTGATCTTCCTGCCCGACCGCTATCTCGCCACTTACGTGGCCTCGAAGACCGACGTGAAGATCATCGCCTGGAAGGGCGCCTGCGAGGTGCACGAGCGCTTCACCGGCGCCGAGCTGCGCAGCTACCGCGAGGCCGATCCCTCCGTACAGATCATCGCCCATCCCGAATGCCCACCGGACGTGCTGGCCGAGGCCGACTTCACGGGCTCGACCGCGCACATGATCAACTGGGTGCGCGAGCGGCGGCCGCGGCGGCTGGTGATGATCACGGAATGCTCGATGGCCGACAATGTCCGCGCCGAGCTGCCCGATGTGGAGATGCTGCGCCCCTGCAACATCTGCCCGCACATGAAGCGCATCACGCTCGCCAACATTCTGGAGAGCCTGCTGACGCTTCGTGAAGAGGTGACGATCGATCCCACGCTCGCGGACCGCGCAAGGCGCTCGGTCGAGCGGATGATCAATTTGAAGAATTGA
- a CDS encoding MFS transporter — protein sequence MSTQMGELGSVSRSSSWRTPAIIILCGCAIGMLGFGPRSALGFFVQPMSHEYAWGRDVFGLAIAFQNLLWGLGQPVAGAVADRFGLFRVMCVGALLYAGGLLLMRYSSTPLSLNIGAGVMVGFGLAGCSFNLVLSAFTKLLPAEKRGLALGAGTAAGSFGQFLFAPIGVALIDNFGWQQALTVFGFLMLLIIPLALALSTPPVASTAKAAPADQQTFTKALAEAFGHRSYVLLVLGFFTCGFQLAFITVHLPAFLVDSGISTQIGGWVIAAIGLFNIMGSLSVGYLQNSLPKRYILSAIYFTRALATLAFISFPITPFSAIAFGAVSGLTWLSTVPPTSALVAIMFGTRWFATLYGFAFVSHQVGGFLGVWLGGIVFERFGSYMPIWWLSILFGVVSALINLPIVEKPVQRAVAQPA from the coding sequence ATGTCGACACAGATGGGCGAGCTCGGTTCGGTCTCCCGTTCCTCCTCCTGGCGCACGCCGGCGATCATCATTCTCTGCGGCTGCGCGATCGGGATGCTCGGCTTCGGCCCGCGCTCGGCGCTGGGCTTCTTCGTGCAGCCGATGAGCCATGAATATGCCTGGGGCCGCGATGTGTTCGGCCTCGCGATCGCGTTTCAGAATTTGCTGTGGGGATTGGGCCAACCCGTCGCCGGCGCGGTCGCCGATCGCTTCGGCCTGTTCCGGGTGATGTGCGTCGGCGCTCTGCTCTATGCCGGCGGCCTGCTCCTGATGCGCTATTCCTCGACGCCGCTATCGCTGAACATCGGCGCCGGCGTCATGGTCGGCTTCGGTCTCGCCGGCTGCTCGTTCAATCTGGTGCTGTCGGCATTTACCAAGCTCTTGCCGGCCGAGAAACGCGGCCTTGCGCTCGGCGCCGGCACTGCGGCGGGATCGTTCGGGCAGTTCCTGTTCGCGCCCATCGGCGTGGCTCTGATCGACAATTTTGGTTGGCAGCAGGCGCTCACGGTGTTCGGCTTCCTGATGCTGCTGATCATCCCGCTGGCGCTGGCGCTCTCGACGCCGCCGGTCGCAAGCACGGCAAAGGCGGCGCCTGCGGACCAGCAGACCTTCACCAAAGCGCTCGCGGAAGCCTTCGGCCATCGCTCCTACGTGCTGCTGGTGCTCGGCTTCTTCACCTGCGGCTTCCAGCTTGCCTTCATCACGGTGCATCTGCCGGCCTTCCTGGTCGATAGCGGCATCTCCACGCAAATCGGCGGCTGGGTGATCGCGGCGATCGGTCTGTTCAACATCATGGGATCGCTGAGCGTCGGGTATCTCCAGAACAGCCTGCCCAAGCGCTACATCCTCTCGGCCATCTATTTCACCCGCGCGCTTGCGACGCTTGCCTTCATCTCGTTCCCGATCACCCCGTTCTCGGCGATTGCGTTCGGCGCGGTCTCCGGCCTGACCTGGTTGTCGACCGTGCCGCCGACCTCGGCGCTAGTCGCAATCATGTTCGGCACGCGCTGGTTCGCCACCCTCTATGGCTTCGCCTTCGTCAGCCATCAGGTCGGCGGCTTCCTCGGTGTCTGGCTCGGCGGCATCGTGTTCGAGCGGTTCGGCTCCTACATGCCGATCTGGTGGCTCTCGATCCTGTTCGGCGTGGTCTCGGCGCTGATCAATCTTCCAATCGTGGAGAAACCGGTCCAGCGGGCGGTTGCGCAGCCTGCCTGA
- the nadC gene encoding carboxylating nicotinate-nucleotide diphosphorylase: MITPTSLLYPDAFLSPLALDEAVLRALDEDLGRAGDITSLATIPESTKAQAILVARQSGVIAGLPLALATLQKLSPDIEIRAHVRDAARVARGQQVLTISGPARAILTAERTALNFVGRLSGVATLTADYVARTEGTRMRICCTRKTTPGLRALEKYAVRCGGGFNHRFGLDDAILIKDNHIAVAGGIRPVLERARAHAGHLVKIEIEVDTLAQLREVLDTGLADAVLLDNMDIATLREAVRLNEGRLELEASGGVTLDSIAAIAATGVDYASSGALTHSAPNFDCALDIEA, encoded by the coding sequence ATGATCACCCCGACCTCTCTGCTCTATCCCGACGCCTTCCTCTCCCCGCTCGCGCTCGACGAGGCCGTGCTGCGCGCGCTCGATGAGGATCTCGGCCGCGCCGGCGACATCACCTCGCTTGCGACGATTCCCGAATCAACGAAGGCGCAAGCGATCCTGGTCGCACGGCAATCCGGCGTGATCGCCGGCTTGCCGCTGGCGCTCGCCACCTTGCAAAAGCTTTCGCCCGACATCGAGATACGCGCGCATGTTCGCGACGCCGCGCGCGTCGCCCGCGGGCAGCAGGTGCTGACGATCTCGGGGCCGGCACGCGCCATCCTCACGGCGGAGCGGACCGCGCTGAATTTCGTCGGCCGCCTGTCGGGCGTCGCGACGCTCACGGCGGACTATGTTGCGCGCACCGAGGGCACCCGGATGCGGATCTGCTGCACGCGAAAGACCACGCCGGGCTTGCGCGCGTTGGAGAAATACGCGGTACGCTGCGGCGGCGGGTTCAATCACCGCTTCGGGCTCGACGACGCGATCCTGATCAAGGACAACCACATCGCGGTTGCCGGCGGCATCCGGCCCGTGCTGGAGCGCGCCCGCGCCCATGCCGGCCATCTCGTCAAGATCGAGATCGAGGTCGACACGCTGGCGCAGTTGCGCGAGGTGCTCGACACCGGCCTTGCCGACGCCGTGCTGCTCGACAACATGGACATTGCGACGTTGCGCGAAGCGGTCAGGCTCAACGAGGGACGCCTCGAACTGGAGGCATCCGGCGGCGTCACCCTGGACTCGATCGCAGCGATCGCGGCGACCGGCGTCGACTACGCCTCGTCCGGCGCGCTGACGCATTCGGCGCCGAATTTCGACTGCGCGCTGGATATCGAGGCGTGA
- the ppdK gene encoding pyruvate, phosphate dikinase, translating to MAKAASKTPAKMPAKSKSSGKAKAAPAARKALAKRAPKPVAKGAAKAAAKPAVKPAAKAVSKAVAKVPTKPVAPKVAVKPAPSKAAPVAAKAGKWVFTFGDGKAEGKAEMRDLLGGKGANLAEMANLGLPVPPGFTIPTSVCTYFYAHDKSYPKELKSQVEKALDHVGKLTGKIFGDSRNPLLVSVRSGGRASMPGMMDTVLNLGLNDETVEALSELSGDRRFAYDSYRRFITMYSDVVLGFEHHHFEEILDTFKDSQGYTLDTDLTADDWVDLVGKYKDAVARETGKDFPQDPHDQLWGAIGAVFSSWMNARAVTYRRLHDIPESWGTAVNVQAMVFGNMGETSATGVAFTRNPSTGESKLYGEFLINAQGEDVVAGIRTPQDITEEARKDSGSDKASMESAMPEAFKELTRIYTLLEKHYRDMQDMEFTVEQGKLWMLQTRGGKRTAKAALRIAVELANEGLITKKEAVTRIDPASLDQLLHPTIDPNAKRDVIATGLPASPGAASGEIVFSSDEAAKLQADGRKVILVRIETSPEDIHGMHAAEGILTTRGGMTSHAAVVARGMGKPCVSGCGTIRVDYGRGTMSIGSRTFKTGDVITIDGSLGQVLAGRMPMIEPELSGEFGTLMKWADQVRKIGVRVNADTPEDAHTAIKFGAEGIGLCRTEHMFFEETRIRTVREMILSEDEQSRRAALAKLLPMQRADFVELFEIMKGLPVTIRLLDPPLHEFLPHTHAEVEEVARAMNTDPRRLADRARELSEFNPMLGFRGCRIAIAYPEIAEMQARAIFEAAVEAEKRTGKAVGLEVMVPLIATKMELDLVKARIDSTAKAVMRDTNTKLTYQVGTMIELPRACLLAAEIAESAEFFSFGTNDLTQTTYGISRDDAASFLGTYVSKGILPIDPFVALDQEGVGELVKIGVARGRKTRASLKVGICGEHGGDPASVAFCHAIGLDYVSCSPYRVPIARLAAAQAALGKAIASQA from the coding sequence ATGGCCAAAGCCGCCTCGAAAACTCCAGCGAAAATGCCAGCGAAATCAAAGTCCTCCGGAAAGGCGAAAGCCGCGCCGGCGGCCCGCAAGGCACTTGCCAAGCGCGCCCCGAAGCCCGTGGCCAAGGGCGCTGCCAAGGCTGCTGCCAAGCCGGCTGTGAAGCCTGCCGCCAAGGCTGTCTCCAAGGCTGTTGCAAAGGTACCGACGAAGCCGGTTGCGCCGAAAGTCGCCGTGAAGCCGGCACCGAGCAAGGCGGCGCCTGTTGCGGCCAAGGCCGGCAAGTGGGTGTTCACGTTCGGCGACGGTAAGGCCGAGGGCAAAGCGGAGATGCGCGATTTGCTCGGCGGCAAGGGCGCCAACCTCGCCGAGATGGCCAATCTCGGCCTGCCGGTGCCTCCGGGCTTCACCATTCCGACCTCGGTCTGCACCTACTTCTACGCGCACGACAAGTCCTACCCGAAGGAATTGAAGTCGCAGGTTGAGAAGGCGCTCGACCATGTCGGCAAGTTGACCGGCAAGATCTTCGGCGATTCCAGGAACCCGCTGCTCGTGTCCGTGCGTTCCGGCGGCCGCGCCTCGATGCCGGGCATGATGGACACGGTGCTCAATCTCGGCCTCAACGACGAGACCGTGGAAGCGCTGTCGGAACTGTCGGGCGATCGCCGATTCGCCTATGACAGCTATCGCCGCTTCATCACCATGTATTCGGACGTGGTGCTCGGCTTCGAGCATCATCATTTCGAGGAGATCCTCGACACCTTCAAGGACAGCCAGGGCTACACGCTCGACACGGATCTCACCGCCGACGACTGGGTCGATCTGGTCGGCAAGTACAAGGACGCGGTCGCGCGCGAAACCGGCAAGGATTTTCCGCAGGATCCGCACGACCAGCTCTGGGGCGCGATTGGCGCGGTGTTTTCATCCTGGATGAACGCCCGCGCGGTGACCTACCGCAGGCTGCACGACATCCCGGAATCCTGGGGCACCGCGGTCAATGTGCAAGCCATGGTGTTCGGCAACATGGGCGAGACCTCGGCGACCGGCGTTGCCTTCACGCGCAATCCCTCGACCGGCGAGAGCAAGCTCTACGGCGAGTTCCTGATCAACGCGCAAGGCGAGGACGTGGTGGCGGGCATCCGCACCCCGCAGGACATCACCGAGGAAGCACGCAAGGATTCGGGCTCCGACAAGGCGTCGATGGAATCGGCGATGCCGGAGGCCTTCAAGGAGCTGACGCGGATCTACACGCTGCTCGAGAAGCACTATCGCGACATGCAGGACATGGAGTTCACGGTCGAGCAGGGCAAGCTCTGGATGCTGCAGACCCGCGGCGGCAAGCGCACGGCCAAGGCGGCGCTGCGCATCGCGGTCGAGCTCGCCAATGAAGGCCTGATTACCAAGAAGGAAGCGGTTACGCGGATCGACCCCGCCTCGCTCGACCAGCTGCTGCATCCGACCATCGATCCCAACGCCAAGCGCGACGTGATCGCAACCGGCCTGCCGGCCTCGCCGGGTGCGGCCTCCGGCGAGATCGTGTTCTCCTCGGACGAGGCGGCCAAGCTTCAGGCCGACGGACGCAAAGTGATTCTGGTCCGGATCGAGACCAGCCCCGAAGACATCCACGGCATGCACGCCGCCGAAGGCATCCTGACCACCCGCGGCGGCATGACCTCGCATGCTGCGGTGGTCGCGCGCGGCATGGGCAAGCCCTGCGTCTCCGGTTGCGGCACCATCCGGGTCGATTACGGCCGCGGCACCATGAGCATCGGCTCGCGCACCTTCAAGACCGGCGACGTCATCACCATCGACGGCTCGCTCGGCCAGGTGCTCGCCGGCCGCATGCCGATGATCGAGCCCGAGCTGTCCGGCGAGTTCGGCACGCTGATGAAATGGGCCGACCAGGTCCGCAAGATCGGCGTGCGCGTCAACGCGGACACGCCGGAGGACGCGCACACCGCGATCAAGTTCGGCGCGGAAGGCATCGGCCTCTGCCGTACCGAGCACATGTTCTTCGAGGAGACGCGCATCCGGACGGTTCGCGAGATGATCCTCTCCGAGGACGAGCAGTCGCGACGCGCTGCGCTGGCAAAGCTGCTGCCAATGCAGCGCGCCGACTTCGTCGAGCTGTTCGAGATCATGAAGGGCCTGCCCGTCACGATCCGCTTGCTTGATCCGCCGCTGCACGAGTTCCTGCCGCACACCCATGCCGAGGTCGAGGAAGTGGCGCGCGCCATGAACACCGACCCGCGGCGCCTGGCCGACCGCGCGCGCGAGCTGTCGGAGTTCAATCCGATGCTCGGGTTCCGCGGCTGCCGTATCGCGATCGCCTACCCCGAGATCGCCGAGATGCAGGCGCGCGCGATCTTCGAAGCGGCGGTCGAGGCCGAGAAGCGTACCGGCAAGGCCGTCGGCCTCGAGGTGATGGTGCCGCTGATCGCCACCAAGATGGAGCTCGACCTCGTCAAGGCGCGCATCGACTCCACCGCGAAGGCGGTGATGCGCGACACCAACACCAAGCTGACCTATCAAGTCGGCACCATGATCGAGCTGCCGCGCGCCTGCCTGCTCGCGGCCGAGATCGCGGAGAGCGCCGAGTTCTTCTCGTTCGGCACCAACGACCTCACGCAGACGACGTACGGCATCAGCCGTGACGATGCCGCGAGCTTCCTCGGCACCTACGTGTCCAAGGGCATCCTGCCGATCGATCCCTTCGTCGCGCTCGACCAGGAAGGCGTCGGCGAGCTCGTCAAGATCGGCGTCGCACGCGGTCGTAAGACGCGCGCCTCGCTCAAGGTCGGCATCTGCGGCGAGCACGGCGGCGATCCCGCCTCCGTCGCCTTCTGCCACGCGATCGGCCTCGACTACGTCTCCTGCTCGCCCTACCGCGTCCCGATCGCCCGCCTCGCCGCCGCGCAAGCTGCGCTCGGCAAGGCGATCGCGAGCCAGGCATAA
- a CDS encoding L-aspartate oxidase produces the protein MTTNTIHTLPRSDDVVIVGGGLAGLFCALKLAPRPVTLISAAPLGQGASSAWAQGGIAAAMAEGDTPEAHAADTVAVGGGIVDEAVALGIAREAAPRIHDLLAYGVPFDRDLGGRLAVGREAAHSARRIVHVRGDGAGAAIIAALGDAVRRTPSIRLIEGFVAEALLTDDGAVTGLQLREAGNFAARPVLLAARTVVLATGGIGHLYAVTTNPREASGSGLAIAARAGAVIADPEFVQFHPTAIMVGRDPAPLATEALRGEGATLINGHGERFMAARHPLAELAPRDIVARGVFAEISAGRGAFLDARQALGGRFADKFPTVHASCIAAGIDPATQAIPIAPAAHYHMGGIAVDDRGRSSIDGLWAGGEVSSTGAHGANRLASNSLLEAVVYAARIADDIAGRTIASPARLADGPTPRDGAPDAAAVKRLRMLMSTHVGVIRDGDGLADAVRNFATLEREATSIAVSNMATAALLVAASAWNRCESRGAHFRSDHAADVPALAQRTMTMLTAAHEIADSLTERQIPRTAQPLIA, from the coding sequence ATGACAACAAATACCATCCACACCCTCCCCCGCTCCGACGACGTCGTCATCGTCGGTGGCGGCCTTGCCGGATTGTTCTGCGCGCTCAAGCTCGCGCCGCGGCCCGTGACATTGATCTCGGCCGCGCCGCTCGGACAGGGCGCGTCGTCCGCATGGGCGCAAGGCGGCATCGCCGCGGCAATGGCTGAAGGCGATACGCCGGAAGCGCACGCCGCGGACACGGTTGCCGTTGGCGGCGGCATCGTCGACGAAGCTGTCGCACTCGGGATCGCGCGCGAGGCCGCGCCGCGGATTCACGACCTGCTCGCCTATGGCGTGCCGTTCGACCGCGATCTCGGAGGCAGGCTCGCAGTCGGGCGCGAAGCCGCACACTCGGCGCGGCGCATCGTGCATGTGCGCGGCGATGGCGCGGGCGCCGCCATCATCGCGGCGCTGGGCGATGCCGTGCGGCGCACACCGTCAATTCGACTGATCGAAGGTTTCGTCGCCGAAGCACTGCTGACCGACGACGGCGCCGTCACCGGCCTTCAATTGCGCGAAGCGGGCAATTTCGCCGCACGGCCGGTCCTGCTCGCCGCGCGCACCGTGGTGCTGGCCACGGGCGGCATCGGCCATCTCTATGCCGTCACCACCAATCCGCGCGAGGCCAGCGGATCCGGTCTTGCGATCGCCGCACGCGCGGGCGCGGTGATTGCAGATCCCGAGTTCGTGCAATTTCACCCGACCGCCATCATGGTCGGCCGCGATCCCGCGCCGCTCGCCACAGAAGCGTTGCGCGGCGAAGGCGCGACGCTGATCAACGGCCATGGCGAGCGCTTCATGGCCGCGCGCCATCCGCTCGCCGAGCTCGCACCGCGCGACATCGTGGCTCGCGGCGTGTTCGCGGAGATCTCGGCCGGACGCGGCGCCTTCCTCGATGCGCGGCAGGCGCTGGGCGGACGTTTTGCCGACAAATTCCCGACCGTTCATGCAAGCTGCATCGCCGCCGGCATCGACCCCGCCACGCAGGCCATCCCGATCGCACCGGCGGCGCACTATCACATGGGCGGCATCGCGGTGGACGATCGCGGCCGCAGCTCGATCGACGGGCTCTGGGCCGGCGGCGAAGTGTCGTCCACCGGCGCGCACGGCGCGAACCGGCTTGCTTCGAATTCGCTGCTGGAGGCCGTGGTCTACGCCGCGCGCATCGCCGACGACATCGCCGGCCGCACCATTGCCTCGCCCGCGCGCCTTGCGGACGGGCCGACGCCGCGGGACGGCGCGCCGGATGCTGCGGCCGTGAAGCGGCTGCGGATGCTGATGAGCACCCATGTCGGCGTGATCCGCGACGGTGACGGGCTTGCGGACGCAGTTCGCAACTTCGCCACGCTCGAACGCGAGGCCACGAGCATCGCGGTCAGCAACATGGCAACGGCAGCCCTGCTCGTGGCGGCGTCGGCCTGGAACCGGTGCGAGAGCCGCGGCGCGCATTTCCGCTCCGACCATGCCGCGGACGTGCCCGCCCTGGCGCAACGCACCATGACCATGCTCACGGCGGCACACGAGATCGCGGACAGCCTGACCGAACGCCAGATACCGCGAACCGCGCAACCCCTGATCGCCTGA